Proteins encoded together in one Bacteroidales bacterium window:
- a CDS encoding lytic transglycosylase domain-containing protein, whose product MKTYSVAAFVLLSLIAATFGFCAFSPHHTDQAAKDTIIHYITTPFMPEKMEFAGEQVPLHHIDVRESMERELIVNMNFHSSTVQYLKKITRFFPVIEPILAENGIPDDFKYLSLIESDFMNKVSPKGATGFWQFMKGAALDYGLEVNSEVDERYHLEKATVAACKYLNDAYKIFDSWTMAAASYNMGKAGLSRQVKRQQSDYYYDLLLNDETMRYVYRIIAVKTILNDPLKYGFKVLNSEKYGSIPYTEVEVKTSIPDWADFAFKYQTNYKILKLLNPWLRDNKLTNASRKKYMIKIPAEGFRGDLQHRIDEEEAESIEKESEKVHKRDVQN is encoded by the coding sequence ATGAAAACTTATTCTGTCGCGGCTTTTGTTTTGTTATCGCTGATAGCTGCTACATTCGGATTTTGCGCCTTTTCACCTCATCATACGGATCAAGCTGCCAAGGATACTATCATACATTATATTACCACTCCTTTTATGCCGGAAAAAATGGAATTTGCCGGTGAACAGGTTCCGCTTCATCATATTGACGTACGGGAAAGTATGGAGCGGGAATTAATTGTGAACATGAATTTTCATTCCAGCACGGTTCAATATCTTAAAAAGATCACCCGTTTTTTTCCTGTCATAGAGCCGATATTGGCGGAAAACGGGATTCCTGACGATTTTAAGTATTTATCACTGATTGAGAGTGATTTCATGAATAAGGTATCTCCTAAGGGAGCAACGGGATTCTGGCAGTTCATGAAAGGGGCTGCCCTTGATTACGGATTGGAGGTCAACAGTGAAGTGGATGAACGTTATCATTTAGAAAAGGCAACCGTAGCTGCTTGTAAATATCTGAACGACGCCTATAAGATTTTTGATAGCTGGACCATGGCAGCGGCTTCCTACAATATGGGAAAAGCCGGATTGAGCAGGCAGGTCAAACGTCAGCAGTCTGATTATTATTATGATCTATTGCTGAATGACGAGACAATGCGGTATGTATACCGCATAATTGCCGTAAAAACCATATTGAATGATCCGTTAAAGTATGGATTTAAGGTGCTGAATAGTGAAAAATACGGGAGTATTCCTTATACGGAAGTTGAAGTGAAAACAAGTATTCCCGATTGGGCTGACTTTGCATTCAAGTACCAGACCAATTATAAGATTTTAAAATTGTTGAATCCCTGGTTGCGGGATAATAAACTGACAAATGCTTCCCGGAAAAAATATATGATAAAAATTCCGGCTGAAGGATTCAGGGGGGATTTGCAGCATCGTATTGATGAAGAGGAAGCAGAATCCATCGAAAAGGAAAGTGAAAAAGTACATAAGAGAGATGTCCAAAATTAA